gttcaaatttgaatgattcCTGGAGTGGTACTAGAAACTTTTCGAGCACGAATCGGGACTTGAGCAGGAACTTGTCTGGAAAAGGCTTCTCTAACCAAGGTGAAGATGCCATTGGTTCTGgtgaaataataaatgaaaattcttgGAGCCATGGAAGGGAGGGAGATgttaaaaaaccaaataagTGGGACAAGCAACAAGTTTCGCCTAGCTCAGAAATGACTGCCAGGAATGCCTTGTCCGGGGCAGCGTCTGAGTTGCCTTCTGCCGCTCGTTCGGTAAATTCAGCAGCATCTCCATCTGTTGGGACTACACAAAATGCTGCTACAGTTAACGAAACAGAGAAGATTTGGCGTTATCAGGATCCATCTGGGAAAGTGCAGGGACCGTTTTCGATGGTGCAACTTCGTAAGTGGAGTAACACAGGCTATTTTCCTGCAGACTTGAGAGTATGGAGAGCCTCAGACAAGCAAGACGACTCGCTGCTTCTGACCGATGTCTTAGCGGGAAAGATTCCGAAGGATACTTCATCCGTGGACAACAGTATTCAAGCACAAGCACATGCTTCTTCTTTCGTTGCAAAGCCTCAGGGAGCTACTGTGCAGTCAGGTATGGATGTTCAGAATACTGGTACTTCAAATCCACATACTAATCCAACTTCTTATGGCCAATCTGCTGGAGGAAGATGGAAATCTCAAACTGAAGTTAGCCCTACTGGTATACCCGCCTCAGCTTCGATAGAAGTCCCCAGGTACTCGGGAGACCGATGGTCGTCTGACCATGGTAATAAGGACTTTACGAGTCTTCCTTCTCCTACTCCCAGCTCAGGAGGAACGAAGGAGCAGCCATTTCAAATGGCTACACCGTTCGCCTCCTCAGCAGGTGGTGGCAGTTTGCACGGTTCTTCACTTATGCAAGGATCCGAAAACGATTCCTTGCGCTCACATTCTGGCCTGAACGCTGCAGAAAAGGGCACGGGTTTAGGTCCTATAAATGGACTTCAAAATCATCATTCGCTGCCAGTAAGGCCTTCATCTATCATTGATGATACTTTGGTGAATCCAGCTGCAGATATTAAAAGCATTAGTGCAAATCTTCATTCTCTAGTACAATCCATCAACAGTCGTAATCCTCCTATTGAAACTCAAACTGTTGAAACAAACATTTCTTCTAGCATGCCGCCAGGACAAACTCTTCACAGGCGTTGGGGGGAGATGTCACCCGCGCAAAATGCTGCGACAGCGAGTTTTTCCACGCCTGGTTTAACCAATTTTTCATCCTCTGAGCCTTGGCGATCGATGCCTCCTATTCCGAGTAACCCGCCACACATTCAGTCTTCAACTCCGCCTAATATACCGTGGGGAATGGGTGCTCCAGAAGGTCAAAGCACCGTTCCACGACCGGGGTTGGAGTCTCAGAACCATAGCTGGGGGCCAATGCCATCAGGAAATCCAAACATGACTTGGGCTCCATCAGCACCTCCGAATGCTACTGGTATGATGTGGGGGTCTTCAGCTCAAAGTTCTGCTTCTGTAGGTACAAACCCAGGTTGGAATGCCCCAGGTCAAGGGCCACCAGTCAGAAACAACATTCAAGGATGGCAAGCGCATAGCTCGATACCACCTCAGGTAAACGCAACCCCGGGTTGGGTTGCCCCCAACCTCGGACCGATGCCACCTATGAACATGAATCCCAATTGGCATGCCCCATCAGCCAATCAGGGCATGTGGAGTAACGAACATGGTAAGAATGGGGATAGATTCTCGAACCCGGACAGTGTCTCTCACGGCGGAGATCCAGGGAACGGAGGCAAATCTTGGGGGATGCCACCATCTtatggcggcggcggcggaagTTCTTCTAGGCTTCCTTACAACAATAAAGGGCAAAAATTGTGCAAATATCATGAAAGTGGACATTGCAAGAAAGGAGGTTCTTGTGATTACAGGCACAAGTAGAATTTAGTTGTTTGACAGTGATTAGAGAgcaattaattttgtatagtCCTATCATTATTCAGAGCTTTTCTTTGTATAAACGCCCTGTTATTAATGTTATACATGTGCTACTTTTGCAATTCTCTATTCTTCGAGGGTCTTCAGATGCAAATAAtttaagtattatttttttttttttttttttagtttaaaaattttcaatatgatttcatttttttaactttcttatctatttgtttaatattttatcctcgcattttttcattttttacttaattatcCATATCGATTTCGGAACTAAACtctaaactttataaattGTTCACTTGCTTTTATAGTATTTGTTTGTGTTGTTACTCAACTTCGTTTTGTTGGTTGGTTCGATATAATAAGACTTCCTTTCTGTGATTCATTagtttagtatttattttaatttaatcgtaatgatattgttttgtaattatgcTCGTAAATTGAAACCCTTTTTACAACATGACTGATTAATTTTTTGGATCAAGTAATCCAATAGTTTGAAACTTTCGAGGTAGTATAGTAAGATGTTGAGGTGAGGAGTGATTCACAGTGTTTTGATAGTAGCTGCTGTATTAGATTCTAGATTTAAGATGAGACTGAtcgagttttatttttctcaaatctatGGAAAACACTGTAAGGTCGAAATTCAACATGTTTGAGCTATAAGTTCAGTCAAATTCAAGTACAAAAGGAAGAACATTCATGTTTTGTCATTCGTTCAAGACGAGGTACGAGTAGTTTTACATCAAAATTCTCAAGCTTTATGAGTCTGTTAATTACGTTGTAAATGTTTGGTACTGTCAATTAAGAACTCGATCTTTATTTAGACTAAAGTCTTTTTCCATGAACTAATAACTTTGACATTTTGAGTTGATGAAAGTTAAATGAagtaaaatatcatattttatatcaACTCCTGGCCGactaaaaaaatggaaattccGAGTCAACTCGACTTCACTCCTTCAACTCAAAACTACTATTTCACTCTAGATTTGGCATGGGCGACCCAATCATGATATTAATAGATCGGACCGAAAAGGTAAAGTGAAAATTAGTAcgataaaatatcataaagtGGCCAAAATGAGACCTCCCGAATATCAAAAGCAAGATGTTGGGTAGTTCGGCAAGTGGGGTCAGCATGAAAGagtctgattcttcttctaaGTATCTTGGTAGCATTCCGTGTAACTCCTCAATCGAGAGTTCCACCCGAGGTCTTGTGATTATTGTTGCTTTAGAGTCTGTGAATAGTATTCGAGGCGAACATGTAGGTACATATcgttttcaaatttaactAGAAGCTTCATATTGTTTCACGTCACCATTAcctcgatttttttttttttttttttttttttttttttttttttttttttttttttttttttgtgtctaAACTCtaaagatttttaattttaaaataggttgaaacatttaaaaaaaaaaaaaaaatatatatatatatatatatataatttatttctaatttttttaaatttttgttgtgaTTTAATTGATGCTGAGCTCAGCAGTCACCGACCTACGTCATAACTTTTATTTACCCATACAAGGCAGATTAATTAATATACCTAACGAACAAGTTTGTCAAATTATAAGGTAAtttgttagattttttttttcttttacggaaattcaattattaattttttaactgaataattcaatttaattaagtttttcGGAGACTACATACCCTCGGGTATTGTCCAAAAAAACGTTGACTCGAAAAATGCTATCAACTTAACTCAATTCGTAGGATTTGGGTCGGAACATGAACTTGTttaggttgagttgaatttatataaataaaatttttatgtatTTCGTTGGTTCAAGGGTTCTCCAAAATTATCGCGTTAAATTAAACcaactcaaatttattattaatttaaaaaatatatttgtacttatatatatatataattgtatatttaaaaataaataaatagatttttattaactaaaattttattaaaactaatggaagaatctgatttttaaaattaaatattcatcattattattattattattttctcgtaaaagaaataaagaaaagaaaataacgtAAGACAtggtataattattttaaaaagtatattattTCTCATTCCAATATCAAAATGACAGCTTAAAAAGCAGTTTTtaacaatataatatattttaatataacaaataaatataatttagtgataccaaaattttacaaaattatatatatatatatataatattaaatagggataaataattaaaatagataataaatagcCCATTTGAACCTATCAAAAAGATACCCCATTACCATATTAAAGACCGACCAACCAAAGTCAATCTTCCAtttacctaatttttttaattataaaataataataataagagtatagaaatcttttccttttaaacgAGTTTTAAAATCGCAAGGATaactaaaatcaaatcaaataatatcgACTAGCGATATTAGAGGTAGGTTATCGAGCGTCCCCCACGTACGAGGACGCTAAGGGGGAGAACGAAACGAAATGCCACGCGCCACGCCCCACGTGCGAGGACGTTGACCCTCAAGGGAGAGAACATATCAAAGGTAGGTTACGGGGGAGTGGGCCAGCGGTATCCTCCATGTACAAGGACAGTTGCacagagaaaacaaaacattccttgtaaaaatggtaaatatttaaaacaactttctatgattatctttaaaatttattgcaaaaattaaataaagaacatAATTACGCAAGGTTGTAACGTTgcaatcaaaaccaaaatctCTTCGTTCTCTATAAGTTCATCTCCAAATCCTTTCAAATTCGCATCGCAATTCAATGGAGTCTTTGAATtcttcctccttcttcttcttcttcctcgttTCTCTTCTGTTCTTCCTCGCTTTCCTATGGAGATTACGCCGTAAACTCCCTTATCCGCCCGGCCCTACCGGCCTCCCTATCATCGGCAATATGCTCATGATGAACGAACTAACTCACCGTGGCCTCACTCGTCTCGCCGCCGTCTACGGCGGTCTTTTCCACCTCCGTCTCGGCGTTCTCCACATGGTGGTGGTTTCCACGCCAGAAATGGCACGCGAGTTCCTCCAAGTTCAGGATATCGCATTCGCAAATAGACCTGCAAACGTCGCGATATCGTACCTCACGTACGACCGCGCGGATATGGCCTTCGCAAATTACGGTCCATTCTGGCGCCAAATGCGCAAGATCTGTGTCATGAAGCTTTTCAGTCGACGGCGGGCTGAATCATGGGCGTCAGTGCGCGATGAAGTCGATTCTGTACTTCAAATCGTATCGAATAAAATCGGAGAGGCTGTGAATATAGGCGAACTCGTTTTCGGTCTGACACGAAACATAACCTACAAGGCCGCGTTTGGATCGTGCTCGCACGAAGGACAAGACGAATTCGTGGAAATCCTGCAAGAATTTTCTAAACTGTTTGGGGCTTTTAACATTGCAGATTTTTTGCCATGGTTAGGCTGGATTCATGCTGGAGAATTCAATCGAAGAATGGAAAAAGCTAGAAAAGCTCTTGATGTGTTCATTGATAGCATAATCGATGAACATATAGCAAAAAAATTGGGGAAAAACAATGATAATGATGAACAGGACGTTGAATCCGATATGGTGGATGAATTAATGGCGTTCCTCGTCGATGAATCGAGTAGCAATGATTTTCAACTTACTAGAGATAATATCAAAGCGATAATCATGGTGAGTTCATCgatttttctattgatttgCAAAACTGATTGGATTCATAATGTTCATGAGATTTTTGCAGGATGTGATGTTCGGCGGAACAGAGACGGTTGCTTCTGTGATTGAATGGTCCATGGCGGAATTAATGAGAAATCCGGAAGAGTTACAAAAGCTTCAAGAAGAACTCACACGGACTGTTGGATTAGATCGAAGACTCCATGAATCGGACCTTCAAAATCTGCCCTACCTGAAAGCCGTCGTGAAGGAGACGCTCCGCCTTCATCCGCCGATTCCGTTGCTCCTCCACGAGACCGCCGTGGACACCGCCGTTGCAGGCTACTTCATTCCGACTGGTTCAAGAGTGTGGATCAACTGCTGGGCTATTGGCCGGGATGGAACCGCTTGGGAAGATCCGGACCGGTTTCGACCAGGGAGATTTGAAAACGACGCCGCTCCGGATTTCAAAGGGAATGATTTTGAGTTCCTTCCGTTCGGGTCGGGTCGGCGGTCTTGCCCCGGAATGCAACTCGGACTTTATGCTTGTGAGATGGCGGTGGCTAATCTTCTTCATTCCTTCTCGTGGGAGTTGCCGGACGGCATGAAGGCGGAGGAGCTGGACATGAACGACTCGTTCGGTCTAACCGCTCCCAGAGCGGTTCGACTCGTTGCTGTGCCGAGTTACCGGCTTAACTCGGCCGGGTTCAATTAAAACAACATCcaaaaaaagatttttcttaaaaaatcatcttcgttttttattttcgtatattttaaatttgctttttttttttttttataaaaaaaattctatgcTTGgaataatgtatttattaatgtTGAGTTTATCTCTTTTGggatattaaataataataaaaatttcaaaattacttaaaatataaatttagaaaaatatttaattagaaaagtCGATGataaatccaaaattattaatgtaatccaAGATTATACATTAATATGAGTTTTATGAATTATTGTCGTAAGGATTAGCCCTTTCATTTCATAGGAACAATTTTTTTGTGTCGATTTCgggttttaaatattcaatatgCTTACCGATAAGAATCACAGTGTCGATTCAAAAATGTAcaacaaaatttgaacctaCACGTAgagagctcaattgatttcGAACATGTTGCATTAGCCACTCAACACATTAAcgtttattagaaaaaaatatttttaatttcataaattatgtaaaggtcaaatggtcaatttttCTCTTGAGGAGATTAGAGGGATCATAAATAccgtccacaaacgtctttggttgggagactataaatacccacaatatgttagtAAGATTCGttgatgaatgtaattcagatctcaaattgagacgttttccttaaaaattcgagcatcatatttgtcatttctaaatttcaagcaattcgtcgtagaattgcacccgagccattcaatcaagccttgatcaagttcgattgtggagtgactcaatttagaacaaggtttccaaatcttgtttctagatcttcgatggtaatctaattctagctttatctcttggttgatccaaattcgTATAAGGAGatgttaattacttttattcaagggttcttgcttcaagcTTGTATCGTTGGGCTGaagattagggttgccttatcttCAAGGGTTCTTACATCCAGCTTACAATAGAGTGACgtataattaatgaataaaaattgattcatTTAATAGTTTGTAAAGTTCGTTTTATAAAACcgcaaaaaataattataacatttaaaatcatacgaattaattctaatttttttttcaaaactatcaGAACTATAAGTAAAAACGCTTGAAACaaatattgatattaaataatgtaCCGCAAAGCGATTTATTAgtcttttacttttaaattttcgaaAATATATGGActaaattgaatatatattataatttaatttggatttATCAATATTGGtttgaatattaatattttaaaggaagaaatcaaatatggaagtttttcttaatataatgttttattatataattaacgCATAATTCATTTAATAGGAAATTGATATAGTatggcttttatttatttaccttaCAAATATATGTgattaataattaacaaaataaaaaaaattgttgacgAGCAAAAAATACTTTACcttatatgaattttataaataaaaataatgtttagaattttataaattttaattattattttttattttattttatttttataaaaaatacatcaGTTTCCATATATAATAACatcatttttagaaaataaattactatGGATTCCataattagaaatttatgaaaaataatttctatatataattggttattaaatttttttttttaaatatatatgtgagtatttaacatttttaaaattaataaatatattaggaAATTTTTTTGACAATAATTACtcacattttttcatttatattattttatagggtatatatatatatgtgtgtgtgtatatgtatttatatgtatatatatgtgtatatatgtatatatgtatatataggtgtatatatatgtatatataggtgtatatatatgtatctatatatgtgtatatatatatgtatatatatgggtatatatatgtatatatgtatctatatatgtatatatatgtgtgtatatatgtgtgtgtatatatatatacacacacatatatatgtgtgtgtaggtatttatatatatatataagtacggtaaaatttaaatcaaacgaaaataacaaaacaccACCACTAATAAAGGTGGTGTGTTCAACTTTATAACAAACGGGAAAAAGGGTTCGGGATGCAATTACAAAACGAAATACATAAgattcaaatacaaaaatggACTGACGCTCAGGAACGACTCCCTTTGTGAATAAATAGCTTTTGAACGCTACTCCACCTCGACCAACAGCCTACAAATACATGACGAAAAAAGAGAGGTTAAAGGGGTgggtataaaaatactcaacaACCGACTTACTTATAGGCTCTTATCGCATCGTTATCCTTAGGTCTTATTCTTGGTTGTAGGAAGTTCAAGCTTAATCTCTACTGTTACGTGAGTATTTAGGGTGCCTCAAAGCTCCAAGTAGCTCTCTTATCTAAATCTTTGAATCCCTTTCTGCTCTTTGATTTAGGTACCTTGCTTTACTTGTGCAGTGAATGTCTGATGTCCTTGGTTGAAGGACTATCTCATAGAACTCTCTATCGTGCCTGGGATTTCGGTGGTGCGTATGTAACCAAGGTGTTTCACTTGTTGTCTCGAGTGTAACCTCTCTCGGCAACTATCCACACAAACATATGATGTGTCAGTGTGAATCGAGGCCAATAACGAGAAAATACAAGGGGTTGACGGTATAAAAGAGTGTTGTGTTTAAGAAGTGGACGGTCCATTTCGTCACCACTTTGTGTAAAATCGTAGATGGGTCTGTGTTCCAATTGTGTAACATGGAAAAGATGTGGTTGTGCTTTTGCTAAATTCTATGAAAGAGTCTCGAGAGTCCTACTCCACTGAATCGAGATActttgatatgaaccaagacatcaatcatgcaagataaacttcaaaaaatatgtgaagaaaatgcaTGTCACATTAAGGAAGAATTaagcttcatttattcttgaatggttacaaattttgagtGGATGATAATCTAGAGCTATGGTGATTTCTTATTCCTCGGGAGTTATGGGTATTGTTTACATGGTTCTAGTCAATCATATTCTATAGCACGGGAAATAATATTCTATATCGGCTTTCTTATTGCTTTTGCTGTCAAATTACCAATTATACCCTGACATACATGGTATCATATACATTACCGATTTGTATGCTTCTAGCTGGaatcttattaaaaatggGAGCACATTGATTAGTTCGGATCAATATGGAATTATTATCTCATGCCCATTCTGTCTTTTCACTCGGGTTGATCTTAGTAGGTAGGCATCACTCAAATAATTTACGTAATTTCAACATCTTCGAGtcaaagtaatttaaaaaagagaatCGTTTATTACTCCGTCTCATATGAGTTACTTAGTTATAGGAATTTGTTctgtgatatatatatatatatatatagatcaattggaaattttgaattaaaataaaattttaacttaatttggatttataaatattatacttggtttgaattttaatattttagaagaaaaaatcagcattttttttttataaaaataaatgttttattatataattgacTTTCATAAgcataattcttttaatagaaatttgatatagtatttttatttatttaccttgtaaatatatttgataactAATTAACAAAGCTAGAAATTGTTGAGCAAATATTATGGCttatatgaaatttagaaataaaaacaatgtttAGAATTCTATAAATGGATtaatttaatagtttaattaattaattttataataagttCATAAACACTAACACTAAAAATGATCCGTTTAATAAAAAACTGAAATTTTcgatattaaatataactaagaaaaatatatttaatttaaagggtgtaaattaatatttaatatattatacctatcaaataaaaaatagaaaaatatatttaatttaaaattaatgtattaaaaatattaggtataataaaataattattttgttttttttttaaagcatattatttacattttttgaatttttaaatgaattttgtgaaagttttttttagaattctttttactatttgtaatggcccTAAAGTCTTAACATATTAACCTAAAGTTGTTACCAAGTATGTTATGACGATGGTAGCGATTTTAGATTAGCAAAAATCTAAGTTGCTACACTTTCCATCCATCGTTGTTCTCATCGAGCTTGAaagtaaatgattttaaatactAAGTTTTATCAAAAGttgtttaaaatgttttgattGTTCTGAGTGTTTACCATAGTTTCTGGATAACTGTTAGGATGAGGCgcgtatatttttttatatttttgttatgtacttcaaactaatcatttttattatttttgaatttcatgatctaccttatatttatattcttacattttatttatattcttacATTTTTTACTAACCAATTCGAAAGGtgtatttaattgtttttagttttattgcACCGTGTAAAAGGTTACAATTTTCTCTGTTGttgatgaatttatttttttttattttttttaatgattatagattgatttatgtttatttgtaaaattttaatatattttatctaaaattgtaTCGAATAATTATGAGTtgggataaataaaacttctttaaaaaaaataaaactcaagACCCAACGGGAGTTTTCAGGTTAAGTTGGGTTACCAATTCAACCATCCTAAACTTTTggggttggtccaaaaaattgtttcaacccaacccaacccaactagACGATGAACACCCTCTAAGTTTAATAAATAGGTACCAATCCTAGCTCGGTTTACATGCATGTGCATACATATCCAAGAGATAATTATATAACTCGatgtattttgatttatatttgGTTATGCATATTTTAAGCTCTTACTACTAACTCACACAGACACTATAATCTTGTTTAAACTCTAAACCTGTGAAACGAAAGCAGAACAAAAGCCTCTATAttgatgaaccaaataaaaactAGTGGAACTGCAACATTTAGAACGGTGTAACAAAAAACTTGCATggataaaatttcaaaataaaccTGTTAGATGTGAATTCTACTTCAGATCAAAACCTGCTGCTTCCACGACGACCTCGGTTCGAGCTTCTCGGTGTTTGTACTTTATTCTGCATGAATATGAGTATTAGAATTTAAGAAGCAAGAGTAATTCATTCTGAGATAAGATCAAGAATGTCAATCCATATACTTTACCTGCAAAAATAGTTTCACTCGATCGGGTTCTTTTCTCACATACATTTTTCGGGCACGTcgtttttcttcctctgcttTCATTTTAGAGATGCTGGGCCTATAAATGATAACAGTTCTCCCAATTTTGCTCACTACCACAGACCCTGTTGATTCCTCCAATTGCTTCACCACATCCTCCAGCTCCCCTGGACAGTTCCCCAGAACTTTGATCTGTGTATCCAatggttcaatttttttaattctactTTGGTCTAAGGATTTTCTAATATTCGACATTTACGTGGAATGCAGAAATCGAAGCCATTAGTCAAGTTCGCATACAGAAAACTAAACAGGATTCGAGATGCCAACATATTCGTCTTCACAAACAAGATCCGATCAGAAAAAACAGTTAAccttagctttttttttttaatggactatcattaaaaaaattagaaaatacaagaaaatACGCAAAACCAACTCCAAACAAAAAGAGTCAAACTATATCGAAAAGGGACTTAATCTAGCACGATGAGACCTAAAGGCTAATTATGCCTTTTGAGTCTTCGAAGTCCCGGAATGTTAAAGATGTAAAAAAGGGTCCTAATCCAGCCTATCCTTCGTCTTATATCCGTGAAGTTGGGGCGTATTCGTCATACCAACCATGTCTTGAGGAAAAttctttgaattcaaattttattgaaga
This sequence is a window from Cucurbita pepo subsp. pepo cultivar mu-cu-16 chromosome LG04, ASM280686v2, whole genome shotgun sequence. Protein-coding genes within it:
- the LOC111793409 gene encoding cytochrome P450 84A1-like yields the protein MESLNSSSFFFFFLVSLLFFLAFLWRLRRKLPYPPGPTGLPIIGNMLMMNELTHRGLTRLAAVYGGLFHLRLGVLHMVVVSTPEMAREFLQVQDIAFANRPANVAISYLTYDRADMAFANYGPFWRQMRKICVMKLFSRRRAESWASVRDEVDSVLQIVSNKIGEAVNIGELVFGLTRNITYKAAFGSCSHEGQDEFVEILQEFSKLFGAFNIADFLPWLGWIHAGEFNRRMEKARKALDVFIDSIIDEHIAKKLGKNNDNDEQDVESDMVDELMAFLVDESSSNDFQLTRDNIKAIIMDVMFGGTETVASVIEWSMAELMRNPEELQKLQEELTRTVGLDRRLHESDLQNLPYLKAVVKETLRLHPPIPLLLHETAVDTAVAGYFIPTGSRVWINCWAIGRDGTAWEDPDRFRPGRFENDAAPDFKGNDFEFLPFGSGRRSCPGMQLGLYACEMAVANLLHSFSWELPDGMKAEELDMNDSFGLTAPRAVRLVAVPSYRLNSAGFN